ACAGAGCTGGAACTGGAGCAGTGGAGGAAAGTgtcctggtctgatgaatcacGTTTTCTGTTCATGTGGACGGACGGGTGCATGTGCGTCATTTACCTGAAGAACAGATGGCACCAGGATGTTCTGCTCGTCTAACAAAAGAAAGCCTGTGATAATAAACAAACTGGCTACCCTGACATCACGGTAATGTCTCTGATGTCACGAAGAAAACAAATCCATGTGTTTTGATGAAGGTAGCCTATCAGTGATAACTCCAGATGTTTGTGCCTGAACTGACAGCTGTCAAATTCAATGGGCTCCATTAAAGCACTGAAGGGAACGACCTGCTGAGTCATCATACATACTGTTATGTGCTCTGAATGTTGTGTAATGGTATATGTGAAAGGCTCatattaaaaacagatattAACTGACAGATGATGGCGACATGACACAGAACAGAAGTTGAATAAagttaaagtaataataattattctaaaattattattattttctttaatattctATGGCGAAATCTGACCCTACAGGGGCGGCAGCAAACGTCTTACCTAGAGCACTGGTTCTCGAACTTTTGAGGCGACtaaaactgacacaaatgaGACTACAGACCCCAgtttgataagatttttgcttttagatgttttatcacagaaagtgtttgaaacccatgaacCAAAATACTCATGCATTCTTTCATTATGTTAATTAGGGAcagaattatagtgaaaataatcaattcccctttttgctgggaaTCCCtaggaaccccctcaaggatCCCTGGGGGTTCCCAGACTCATGAAGTCTCATGGCCTTTTATTCAGGTGTCAAAGAGTTGAGtaagttgaaaaaaatgtatattaaattCAGAATCCATTTGAAAATATAAGTAAATGATAATATGAGGGAAAAATGTATGGACAGCACATATAACAGATCTGCAGTTCTGATTAGATTAACATGTCTATAGAAAGTCATATTGGTGCATGTGAATTAATATAAACTGTGGGAATTCCTGAGCAGCATGTGAGTTGTGTTGTACATGTCGCTAAAtgtgacacttcctgtttcttacagtacagtacagtggagGGGTGCGCGTTGCATTGTGGGGATACAAATACAGCGCAGAAAGAACAGCGGGGAGCACAAAGGAATTAAAACACAGCACCTCGAAAACTTTAAATGCCCGCGCGGTGTGATGTGAATTCGTGCGAGCGTTGTTTAAACTGTGAGGTTTGGCGGATGGCAGGCGGACAACTGCCCGAGAAACACAAGGAATGTGAGTGAGCGGAGGGGAGCAGCAGGGCGAACCGCTGTCTCCGACTATCGCTGCTTTTTGTCAGCTGAGCTGTTCGCATCCCGAGGCCCAGCCGTTACCTCAGGCCTCAACTCAGAAGGTAAATTCCCTTCATACAGTCTGTGTGATTACGGTAACCCCACGTTGTACGCTCGTATCGGGCTGCTTTGTCGTCTAAGCATCGATAAGAGCAAACAGAGCGACTATTAGCACCGTGTTGCGTTGGCTAGCGCTAGCTTGATAGCTAACGGCGGTTAGCTAATGTGCAGCAGCTGCGTCGATGTGTGCGGGGTTATCCACGGTCAAACCCGGAATGTGGCTGAACCGGCTTCAAAATAAATGgggtaaaaaaaagatttatttctgCCACTTGGTCataaaacttttcttttgaaTTGTGTATTgtaatgttgtatttatgtaCAAATGAACCGGAATGGAAAAATGCTGAACACAATACAGGATAAGAATAGAGCTGTTTTTAAGATAACGTACGGGTCTAATCAGGTGATGAGAATAAATaatgggttttattttcttattttaatttatacTACAGAAATTGTAACTACATCTTAATATGTGTAGGTAATAAAAGtatctgattaaaaaaagaaaatgatttaaatgtaatattgaGATAAAAGATGTTGCAGGATtcatctgtcttttattttgacagttgaAATCGGATGTGCTTTTCATCTCCTGGCTGACTTGACCTATTAACTTGACACTGTTAGCTAGTGCTAAACTGTGATTGTAGGAAACATATTTGTTTAGCAGATACTTTCCCCCCTCTtccttacatacacacacgctttcttgttttctgtcagctCTCTGCAGTCTCTTCCTGTCAAGTGTCTGTGGTCACTTTCTCATATGTGATGTAAACAGAGTGAAAGTAACACAGGCCTGCACCACGGAGCGAGATAAGTGGGTTATCCAGATGTGTTTGGGCTTAACTCGGGCTTCAACGGAGGAGATCACCATGGTGACCTGTGATGGAGCAGGTTAACTTCAGTCAATCAGATTAACACCTGTCAATAGCCCGACtgttgaccaatcagatcactggaaaaCCTGATTTAACATTCCCACAGGATCCTGACAAAGATGTTTAcaaaaaagtattaaacaataaaaacttctAACaagcaaaatacaaaatgacagTTATAGCAGCATTTTAATTGCACAAAGATTCTTCCACTCCTGTCATAATTCTtacaataaacatgattttacaTTCATATTCTACAACTGAAGCTCTTAATAACACAAGGAGACGTTGTGATAAtaattggaaataaaaactttgccttcttgtattttttttttgaaaaatattccaCACACTTAAATATTGCGATTTATGTGCATCACATATTCATAAAAGTTTGTTTATTACCAGACAAAAAATACTCACactatattaaatatatattatataagaATTCACTTAACTAAATGAAATAGCCTTAACCTTACTTTGATAATTTGAAATTATTTCTAGTGTTGCATGAATGCACTTGTAACTAGATAGGTAAACCTGGagttaactgagccagttgataacTAGCTTCATGATACAGGTGATCCAGGCTTAGTGAAGCCAGGTGACCCAAAGAGAGCCAGACCAATATGAACTCGCTTTGTGGTACAGGCCCTGAGGATGCGTATCCTCCAACCTGACACTGCTGTGATGTAAATAGTTACCGTCTTTGCCGATCCGCTGCAGGTCAGCTGACGATCTTAAAGCGACTCTAGAGATCAAATCTACGAGAGtgacagactgaaaaaagaCTGCTCATGAAGCTGTGGGATTCTACTTTATTCAATCTGTCCCTGCCCGGTAGATAACGCTAAGCTAGCCAGCTGTGTGCAGATGTCTGGCTGACGTCTCTTCAATACAAACAGTGGAGATGAATTAGTGAGCAGACTTTCAGTTCCTGACCTGTCTGTTCTCAAAGCGACCATTAAAGTGAATGTGGTGTACTTGGTTTAAGCATCTGCTGACAGTCCACGCGCAGCTGTAGcgtttatttttgaaaatgtgcataacGATGACGCCCTTGTAAGTGGTGCAGgtctttttttatattcttgCTCAGCTGTTTTTCACTGAACTAGTCTAAACGTATcatgttttagttgttttgcatttgcCAAGGAAAATAAATTCTTGTTCCACAGTTTTATAACCGGGAAATTTGTGCACTTTACACAGTTTTATATTCAAGCAAGCAACAGTGTAGTTCACCTGTTGAACAATGGGAAGATCAGTGAAGATATCCAGCCCTGAAAACTAGAATACACTGTAGAAACACAAATTATTTCCAAATATCAGCGTAAAACTCAGGACATATTATAAAGGAAAACTATCGGGAATGAAAGAATCTTTGTGCAGTGAAAATTCAATAATTCAATAATCGTCTTTATGAATTCATTTAGTGAGATAAACTAAAACCAGagtgaatttatttatataaaataactaTTGccttttattaatattatttgtaaactcttttgtccctgttgGGATACCATAGGAATTATTACTCCCGTTTGTCTGGGGATCTGATCGGTCATTAATTGGGCTGTTGACAGGTTCTGATTCTCTGAAGTTCCCTACAGCAGCGTAGGTTACCATGGCGATCTGCCTCGGTTAAAAGTGAGCCAGCTACGTGATACCAGATAACCAGAGATAAGCCCAAAGACAGCTGGATAACACAATAAATCCTGCTCCGTGGTTCAGGCTCCTGCTCTATCACaatcataaatatttttgtggcaaattttttattttattttttagcgTTGCTGATTTTTAGTTACATAACTGTTGATCTATCAGTTGATCTATGAGCGTATAAAATGTCCCAGTTGTGTCTTCAAATGGcttattttgtctgacaaaGCAAAATGCTCAGTGCacagtgaagtgaaagtgaaagagccaacaaatcctcacatttgtgAAGCTTCAGCCAAGAAAAGGTTTTATATTTATCGATGAAAATATCATGAAATAGTCACTGTCAGGATTTTCTGTCCATTGAATCTATTGTTGAAGCTTTGCAGTGAGGCACGTAGGAGATAAATGTAATCATACAGGTGTATTTGATGCACTGCATGACCTTTAAGATGTAAAATGGTCTTTAATTTGACCAAGGACTTATCAACAAGTTATAAGACATTAATTTAGATCATTagataaagtaaaatgtttttggttttacttttttcttcactgaaGAATTGTCGAATCTTCTCTTAAAGATGTAATTTGTATCAGAGGTCAAAGTTTTATTGAAATCATTGtgacatttgatttttaaacaTCACCTCTTTGTCAAGTTCATCTACTCTTACATCAGGAAGAAGTTGATAGAGATAATGTAGACGAATAATTCTCCTTCAGGAGACAGTGTGGCCGTATGAAAACCCCTTGGTGGACTCTTTTCTATTAGCGCTGTTTGCTGGTTCAGACTAGGAACTCTCTTGTTGCACCACCGAAGCCCAGGTCTATAATTCACTTTGCCTTCACTGGGCCAACATAGCCCAAGAGTATTTtcctttggtgtgtgtgtgtctgtgtgtgtttgtgtgtgtgtgtgtgtgtgtgtgtgtgtgtgtgtgtgagagagagaaggggagtgCGCTCTCCCTGCGAGAGCCCCTTCACTTGAGCTTTTGTTTGATGGAAAATCTCATGCCTCAAAGAATCCACATGTCTCACAGACAGCTGCTGAGCATCCTGTAGTGCACTGGCCTCCACATGGGTCTGGCTCGCATCGCTGCGCATCTGCTTTGATTGTTGTTACATAACTTGGCATTTTGTCCCCCATGCCCCCACCTTTCCTTCCCCTCAGAGCTCAGAGAGCACCGTAGTATTTCTCCCTTACCTACACCCACTGCCTTCCACAGTGAAACTGActtttttcacactttatttaCTGTGGATCTGGTGTTTTGTGTCGTGTGACATCTGAGTTTTCTCTCTGAACTTGGTGATTTCTGATGAAGTGTTAGTTAGGTAATCATTGGACACATAGGTATTGTTATATACACTAACGATGACACTTTTCCCACCAGAAATAGATCTTTGACTCCTGAAATACTTTTACAAACTGAAgtcggttttttttttcacctctccCTGCAGGACGCATTTCCTGTACAGAGTCAGGACCTGACTCCAACATGGGGGTCAAGACCTTCACCCACAGCTCGACCTCCCACAGCCAGGAGATGCTGGAGAAGCTCAACGCTTTACGCAACGAGGGTCACTTGTGTGATGTCACCATCCGCGTCCAAGACAAGCTCTTCTTGGCTCACAAAGTGGTGCTCGCCTGCTGCAGTGAATTCTTCCGCTCCAAACTGGTGGGCCGgccggaggaggaggacaagttTGTGTTGGACCTCCATCATGTGACTGTTAGCGGCTTCGCGCCTCTGTTGGAGTACGCCTACACGTCGACCCTCTCCATCAGCACGGAGAACATCATCGACGTCCTGGCGGCTGCAAGCTACATGCAGATGTTTGCTGTGGCGAGCACGTGTTCCGAGTTCATGAAGTCAAGTATTCTGTGGAGCCcgggcaacaacaacaacaacaacaacatgacgGCAGACAAACCGCACGAAACAGCACAAGAGAGCGCCTCGTCTAACTGCGCCCTGACGCCTCTGGACGGCAGCGTGTCGCCGGTGTCGTCGGACTGCAGCGTGATGGAGAGAAACGTTCCTATCTGCCGCGAGTCCCGACGGAAACGCAAGAGCTTTGTAACAATGGCGTCACCTGAGAGTCCGCTCAAATGCACTACACAGATCGTCACCACCTCCCCTCAGATCCCCAACCCCTCCCCCTCATTCTCAGACAGCACAGCCCAGCCCGTGGAGTCCTCCCTGGCCTTCCCATGGACGTTCCCGTTCGGCATCGACCGGAGGTTCCACTCGGACAAATCGAAGCTCCCGGAGAGCCCTCGCTGTTTAGAGCAGGGCGCTCCGGCGACCTCGGAGGTGGTGGTGGGCCGGCGGCTCAGCGACTTCCTGACGTGCGAGAGCTCCAAGGCGGTGTCGTCGCCCGTGCcggcagaagaagaagacgtgAGGGTGAAGGTGGAGCGTCTCAGTGATGAGGAGGTTCAGGAGGCGTCCTCTCAACCGGTCAGTGCCTCCCAGAGCTCGATGAGTGACCAGCAGACGGTGCCGGGGAGTGAGCAGGTCCAGGAGGAGCTcctcatcagtccacagtcctCTTCTATAGGTGGGGTGTTAAGAATTACTTCTTCATGGGTGTATTAAAGACACATCACTGTTACTGTATCTACCAGTGTTATAATAGAGGCTGCGTCCTGATCCAGTTAACACAGCGTCACTTTGTAAGACACACAATCAACCTGCTTCACCCACCAGCAggatttttatttgtattggtgtcagcaaaaaaaaaaagggaagtggTCAGCAGCATCAACCCTTGAATAACGGATTAGTCTTCAAACGCCTCCAGTATACTTTTTAACTCTTCTGCTGTCAGAAATTCAGTAGACAGCTACCatatgattttctgtttgttcgTCCTCTCAGGGTCGATGGATGAGGGAGTGTCTGAGGGCTTGCCGTCAATGCAGAGCACCTCTAACGCTGGAGGACATGCAGAAGATGACGAAAGGTATCACGCTTTGTTACAACTTGCAGCGAGGCGAGTCACAGGCAGCGAGAGAATATATAGACCTAGAGATCATTAGTGGGTGTCTGGGCCACACCTGGATAGGTAATAAATTTAGACGTCTTGTTGAAGACATGATGCACATTAATATGTGAGAGCATCCCACAGCTCGTGTCTTTAAATGACCAGAACCACgataaaaagatattttttgagaagagacaaagaaagtATTCGATTTGATtctctgtgtggttgtgtttcagGCTGGAGGGTATTCAGTACCCGTACCACCTCTACATCAGCCCTTCAGCCCGACCCGGCACCAACGGCCCTGACCGGCCCTTTCAGTGTCCCACCTGCGGAGTCCGATTCACACGCATTCAAAATCTGAAGCAGCACATGCTCATACACTCCGGTAGGTGAAACGGGGGGAAAAGAAACTTTGAAAAGATTCATTCCGAGTCGATGTTTTTGACACTGATCAACAGAAACAGTGTTGAACAGATACTGTTGGTTGTCTGGTGAGCTCACTTCTCTGGAAACTCCACACCctaagatttctttttttctgcaatcGACTCTTTATAATCACTCGGGGCAGTTTATCAGATTTGATGCAGCTTTCACAGAAAGCTTTAtaaaactttttcacatttagcACTGtccaacacctgtaaacacacttttatgTTTAAAATCAGTGGCGTCTCACCTCAAGGTGCATCACAGTAAAAAATAGTAAAaggtttttgctttttatgtttttattatatccAAATAACATCGACTGTgagccagtaaaaaaaaaaggggggggggcagtgaaaAGGGTGTAAGCATTTATAGTCGGTGTATCTTACATATTAGGACATTGCGAGGAAAGTTTTGAAACGCTGCCTGTTGTAAGATGTTTTGGATGTTCTGTCCTCGCTTATTTTTAGATCATGTAGAAATTGTACAAATTACCACGTTGGCAATCTTTACCCACATGACAAAACTGTTGGATTTAATCTTGCATCTTGAATGTTTAGTTACATCAGATGTTATTAAGTGAGATTGTAAAAAAGTGGAATTTGCAGCCTGAAatagaaaaagtacaaaataaaaagctgctcAGGTCAGAAAAGTTTAGCTGTTGTAGCTGTGTTTGTGGGCCGTTGTGTTTGTCGTTGGTGTGTTGTTATTCCTGTGGAGAAAGataaacatgtcagtgtttttacgACCTGTGAAAAGTGCAGTTACACGAGCTCTAAAACCTCTACGTCTAAaggccaaaaagaaaaagaatttcGGCCTGTTGttgacaacaaaataacaagTTGTCCATTGTTGATTTATCTTCGAATAGTATCAACTGACCTGCAAAGGAAGATACTTGAAATGTTAATAACACCGTGTATAAATCATGTGTAATCAGCTGGAATTATATTTCACATACGAAACAACCCAAATGAAGAATTTGGTGACTTTTGTCTCAGTGGAATCACCTCTGAGACGTCTTCAGCCTTTAGCTGGAGTCTGTCTGTGGaagttttaaatcattttctacGACTTAGTGAGAGTCAGACCTGTTTATAAAAGGTCAGACAGTTTGAAGTGCACATCAGAAAAACATGAGCCATGAAATCTGCTGAACTCTGCGCAAACCTGTCAAGATAGAGCTGGAGCACAGGTCTGTGAGTGGAGAAACCGGCTCCTAAGACCAGACAATAAAGGTCTGTGGATATAAGGGTAGATGAGTGACTATcagctacaacacaataaactgTGGGAAAAGTGTAAATATGTTTGAATGGATGTTTTAAAGTGggtgtttcctttttaaaaggCAGTGAAATTAATTCTGTACCATTCAACTCATTCATAATAAAAGCAGCTTGTTTTACAGACGAGGGTTGAATCATTTTGACGTCTCTCCTCTGCTCGGCTCAGAGGACGTTCTTTTAGGGGAAGACCAGATTTAAATGTATAAACAAAGTGAAGCATGAGTCAGTCTGAAGCGCTCAGCGATTAGCTGATGCAACACCAGGGAAAGCCTCAGAAATATGTAAACCTGTATTCTGACCTGAAATGAGGCTGGAATGTGTCTCACTGAATCTGTTTTGGCAGAGAGTTTGTGGGACTTAATATTTCTTATCAAATTAACgttttaaaagaatatttaagGGGCTGAGTTACATATTTGTCATTTAGCTAAATTACCACctaattgttttgttgcttttctgtaGAAGTGGAAAGTTAAATTTGAGATAAAAGAGATTCATTAAACTTTTAATGCTGGATTTAAACACGAACTGGAATTCACATAGAGAGTTGTTATTATCAGTGGATCTGCTAACAGTAGCACGTCAGCCAACAGAGGTCTAAATAAAAGGTGAAATGACACTGGGCATCTTTACTTTCCAACACCTTGTATATAACTTagtgatgaatggatgaaacTTTTTGTTCCGGGCATTCTGGGAAACGCTGATTAGGAAAACAGTTGAGGCTCCCTCCCCACCTCACCTCATGCACACTTGGATTGTAACACTTGAGTGATGCTAATGTACAGATGGGCTAAGCTTtggttttctcctcctccctcaggcATTAAGCCTTTCCAGTGTGACCGCTGTGGGAAAAAGTTCACACGGGCCTACTCCCTAAAGATGCATCGGCTGAAGCACGAAGGTAAACGCTGTTTCCGGTGCCAGATTTGTAGCGCCACATTCACGTCCTTCGGTGAATATAAGCACCACATGAGGGTCTCCCGACACATAATCCGCAAGCCGCGGATTTACGAGTGCAAAACGTGCGGCGCCATGTTCACCAACTCTGGCAATTTAATTGTACACCTGAGGAGTCTGAACCATGAGGCATCCGAACTAGCAAACTACTTCCAGAGCAGGTGAGAAGTCCGGGGGCGCTGACCCCCATCATTTACTCAGATCTCACCTGGATCAGAAAATAAACTACGGTTTAGATTCTCATACCTGAGCTTCATTTGATCGTTTTTTCCTTGTGTAGGTTTGTTTTTGAGATGACTGCAGGTGATTTGAATGCTCAGATCAAGTGTACCTGAAGTATTTGGCTGTATTTTCTGGGGAGTTTGAATTTCACTCACTTAAAGGGATATTTACACATGAAATTTGGGAAACGTGCTCCTTCATTTTCTTCCGTGGAGTGGGAGGATTGATAGCACCCTCATATCTGTGCAgtaaaaatgcagcagcagcattataaCAGCAAGAACAAACTGTCTACCTGCTTcttttaaagctcactaattaacatgtttctcatttgtttaatccgcacaaaaactgaagtgtaaaaatgcCAGTTCATTGTTCTGCAGGGTGTGTCTGTTCTTCGCCTCTGTGAATTTGGCGTTtttacacttgtgtttttgGATGAAACAAACGTGATGTAACGTGTTAACTCCTGATCTTTAGAGGTGATAGTCGGTGggttttgtttcctctgaacAGACCCAGAcgagctgtttcccctgtttcatATTTACCGTTCAGACATGAGTGGAATCAATCGTCTCTAACTGGCGCCAAGAAATggaataaacacatttccccaaaaatgctgaactattccttttaaCATTGATCACTGAGAGGAGATGGTAAATATCTGAAGCACGTTCTGGCTGTTTATGGACAAAACTCCATGAGATGTGAGGATGAAGTGGGAATTCAAATGCCAAAGCACCGTACACAACTTCAGTGTTGTTTAAAACTTGTGTTCTCAAATGTTTTGGTCCCGTAAAAACACAACTCTGATCATTTAGtcatctctgtttgtttctataTGAATGGATTTTCCTTCACCAAATAGAGagggctgtttgtttttatcagaaGCCCGGCCCACAAAGCCTCGTGAAAGTCTGAACACAGTGTCTTTATGGAGTCGAAGTGTGTTTTTACTTCCCAGACTTTTCCACTTCTTAATCAACTCAAGTCCTCACAGGTCAGCAGGACTCAAACGGGCCATTGACTCCTCAAAAGTTTTATAGTAGAAGGTCTACGTCTGAGATCATGACAGTATGGAAAATTCTCTGGCAACCCAGTCAGTCTCTTAACTCCCATCCTCAGTCTTCACATAAAAAGATATGTTAACtacactgtatgtttttgtctcaGCTGCTGGTTTCCAGATTCAGCTGTTGTCTGTGTCACAGAGTCACACTCCACCATAACTGTTTATTCTGGATTATGAGCTCTGTTCCCGCTGTTGGTCTCTGCATGATAAATGTAGTTACATCCATGGTCACACGTGCGCTCACACATTTTAAAGAGCCTCTGTTATAGGAGTCCAAGTGTAGTTCTCTGTAATGAAAACCCAGCCACGCTTAGattatgttaaaataatatttaaaaagcaaCGCTCTTGACAATTTCTATAAATCCACTTTCATGTCGTTAATTTGTATTGACATGTCTTCTGGTTTACCTGCGTTCAACACATTGGACACATATAGAAGCAAATCAAtgccaaaataataataataataataataatgataataataataaacaactgAACACCacaattttaaatttttctgaattaatgtCGTCTGAATTTCCCTTTCCGAAATCCTCAATAGTCAAAAAGTTGCTCCCTTCAAGCTGGATTTGCTTTTCATTGGTTGCGATCTGAATTTTACATCTTGAATTTCTGGATAGATCTGAGTTGAGCTTATTAAAATTAAGCAATTTTGAATACAGCTTTTGAATGTTAGGCATGTGAATCTAAATTTTTGGAACcctaaattataaataaatgaaaattgaaaattgaaattGCACAACCTGAAATCGACTATTGAGGATTTCACAGAGTGAAATTCTTGAAGATACACTCTAATATTTCGGTGGTATTTAAATGTTATTGAATTTCAAAATTCAGTCGGTGATTCAAATTATTTTGGTAATGACTTACTTCCATTCATATCAAGAAACAATCCAACGCTCTTATAGACCAACCGAAAGGTTGTTTGTGATGCACTGTAGCGTTGTGAGATATTTCTGTGTGAATTATACGCACGGAAAGTGGGAAACTTTAGATATCATCACAAAATAAGAAACTGCTTTTGTAATAAAATACATCAGCTTGTGAtctcaagaaaacaaacttATTATGTCAATCATaggaaaacattaaaatatggTCATTATTCATGTCCTCTCTGGGCCTCCGTAGACGTGCCATAAAGATGTTCAGTGCAGCTACAGTGGAGATTTagagcagaaataaaatcagGAATGTAGATCCTTGGCAGTAGATTCATTGCAGATAGATTTTCTGGTGATTGACGAATTGATGGATCGATTTATGATTTCATCTTTAACGATAAtccagaaatatattttattttcagtaaagCCTCCTTCTCTGTTACTTAGATTTATCATGATTAGGGAAAACGTTCTAAACGTCCAAACTCAGTTTCAGCTCAACACCAGAATCtgataaatgcattttgttatTTCCCAAAGTTAAAGATGGAaactttaaatgtcactttgttGTTGCCTGATGTGACGTCAGACGTTCATGTGTCGTTTACCTCAGAAACTTGTGTTGAGGCAGCAAATAACAGGACAGTGAACTCAACGTCTTCTCTTCATCCTTGCAGTGATTTCCTCGTGCCCGACTACCTGAGCCAggtacaggaggaggaggaggtgctgggAGTCCAGTATGAGCTGGAGGAGTCCCAGCATCACCCCGTCTACCCGGTcagcacctccacctccaccaccactgccgcctcgtcctcctcctcagtccAGATGCCCGTCATCTCCCAGGTCTCCTCCTCTACCCAGAATTGCGAGAGTTCCTCCGGCTTCCTTTCACCTGAGCCCCTGGATCCCCTGGAAGCCCCAGCCTCCCTCAAGATGGACGCTGACGAGACGGCAGCCATGACAGAGGAGACCAAGATGGACAACAGTGTGGGGGGCAGTTCCCCAGAGGTGTTtgaagaagagcagcagcagcagcagcagcatgcccAGGCCAAGGAGCT
The Seriola aureovittata isolate HTS-2021-v1 ecotype China chromosome 4, ASM2101889v1, whole genome shotgun sequence genome window above contains:
- the zbtb44 gene encoding zinc finger and BTB domain-containing protein 44 isoform X3; this translates as MCAGLSTVKPGMWLNRLQNKWGRISCTESGPDSNMGVKTFTHSSTSHSQEMLEKLNALRNEGHLCDVTIRVQDKLFLAHKVVLACCSEFFRSKLVGRPEEEDKFVLDLHHVTVSGFAPLLEYAYTSTLSISTENIIDVLAAASYMQMFAVASTCSEFMKSSILWSPGNNNNNNNMTADKPHETAQESASSNCALTPLDGSVSPVSSDCSVMERNVPICRESRRKRKSFVTMASPESPLKCTTQIVTTSPQIPNPSPSFSDSTAQPVESSLAFPWTFPFGIDRRFHSDKSKLPESPRCLEQGAPATSEVVVGRRLSDFLTCESSKAVSSPVPAEEEDVRVKVERLSDEEVQEASSQPVSASQSSMSDQQTVPGSEQVQEELLISPQSSSIGSMDEGVSEGLPSMQSTSNAGGHAEDDERLEGIQYPYHLYISPSARPGTNGPDRPFQCPTCGVRFTRIQNLKQHMLIHSGIKPFQCDRCGKKFTRAYSLKMHRLKHEVISSCPTT
- the zbtb44 gene encoding zinc finger and BTB domain-containing protein 44 isoform X1; protein product: MCAGLSTVKPGMWLNRLQNKWGRISCTESGPDSNMGVKTFTHSSTSHSQEMLEKLNALRNEGHLCDVTIRVQDKLFLAHKVVLACCSEFFRSKLVGRPEEEDKFVLDLHHVTVSGFAPLLEYAYTSTLSISTENIIDVLAAASYMQMFAVASTCSEFMKSSILWSPGNNNNNNNMTADKPHETAQESASSNCALTPLDGSVSPVSSDCSVMERNVPICRESRRKRKSFVTMASPESPLKCTTQIVTTSPQIPNPSPSFSDSTAQPVESSLAFPWTFPFGIDRRFHSDKSKLPESPRCLEQGAPATSEVVVGRRLSDFLTCESSKAVSSPVPAEEEDVRVKVERLSDEEVQEASSQPVSASQSSMSDQQTVPGSEQVQEELLISPQSSSIGSMDEGVSEGLPSMQSTSNAGGHAEDDERLEGIQYPYHLYISPSARPGTNGPDRPFQCPTCGVRFTRIQNLKQHMLIHSGIKPFQCDRCGKKFTRAYSLKMHRLKHEGKRCFRCQICSATFTSFGEYKHHMRVSRHIIRKPRIYECKTCGAMFTNSGNLIVHLRSLNHEASELANYFQSSDFLVPDYLSQVQEEEEVLGVQYELEESQHHPVYPVSTSTSTTTAASSSSSVQMPVISQVSSSTQNCESSSGFLSPEPLDPLEAPASLKMDADETAAMTEETKMDNSVGGSSPEVFEEEQQQQQQHAQAKELVSITIE
- the zbtb44 gene encoding zinc finger and BTB domain-containing protein 44 isoform X2, which produces MGVKTFTHSSTSHSQEMLEKLNALRNEGHLCDVTIRVQDKLFLAHKVVLACCSEFFRSKLVGRPEEEDKFVLDLHHVTVSGFAPLLEYAYTSTLSISTENIIDVLAAASYMQMFAVASTCSEFMKSSILWSPGNNNNNNNMTADKPHETAQESASSNCALTPLDGSVSPVSSDCSVMERNVPICRESRRKRKSFVTMASPESPLKCTTQIVTTSPQIPNPSPSFSDSTAQPVESSLAFPWTFPFGIDRRFHSDKSKLPESPRCLEQGAPATSEVVVGRRLSDFLTCESSKAVSSPVPAEEEDVRVKVERLSDEEVQEASSQPVSASQSSMSDQQTVPGSEQVQEELLISPQSSSIGSMDEGVSEGLPSMQSTSNAGGHAEDDERLEGIQYPYHLYISPSARPGTNGPDRPFQCPTCGVRFTRIQNLKQHMLIHSGIKPFQCDRCGKKFTRAYSLKMHRLKHEGKRCFRCQICSATFTSFGEYKHHMRVSRHIIRKPRIYECKTCGAMFTNSGNLIVHLRSLNHEASELANYFQSSDFLVPDYLSQVQEEEEVLGVQYELEESQHHPVYPVSTSTSTTTAASSSSSVQMPVISQVSSSTQNCESSSGFLSPEPLDPLEAPASLKMDADETAAMTEETKMDNSVGGSSPEVFEEEQQQQQQHAQAKELVSITIE